A genomic window from Punica granatum isolate Tunisia-2019 chromosome 2, ASM765513v2, whole genome shotgun sequence includes:
- the LOC116194079 gene encoding calcium-dependent protein kinase 26, which yields MGNTCSGPFGGKYFEGYDHPQDHSVSTAYTKRNNSDRSNSDYSPSSINSHQPEFAPKKDRDQISNLPVIVSPRKREAIMRKGAENQSYFVLGHKTPNIRDLYVLGRKLGQGQFGTTYLCTEISTGNEYACKSISKRKLISKEDVEDVRREIQIMHHLAGHKNIVTIKGAYEDSLYVHIVMELCSGGELFDRIIQRGHYSERKAAELTKIIVGVVQACHSLGVMHRDLKPENFLLVNKDDDFSLKAIDFGLSVFFKPGQIFTDVVGSPYYVAPEVLLKHYGPEADVWTAGVILYILLSGVPPFWAETQQGIFDAVLKGYIDFDSDPWPVISDSAKDLIRKMLCSQPSERLTAHEVLCHPWICENGVAPDRSLDAAVLSRLKQFSAMNKLKKMALRVIAESLSEEEIAGLREMFKAMDTDNSGAITFDELKAGLRRYGSTMKDTEIRDLMDAADVDNSGTIDYGEFIAATIHLNKLEREEHLVAAFRYFDKDGSGYITVDELQQACLEHNMTDMFLEDIIREVDQDNDGRIDYGEFVAMMQKGNAGIGRRTMRNSLNISMRDTPGAL from the exons ATGGGCAACACATGTAGTGGACCTTTTGGAGGGAAATATTTTGAGGGTTACGATCATCCCCAAGACCATTCGGTTTCCACTGCTTACACGAAGCGGAACAACTCGGACCGCTCCAACTCCGACTACTCCCCGTCGAGCATCAACTCCCACCAGCCGGAGTTCGCCCCTAAGAAGGACAGGGATCAGATCAGTAATTTACCGGTTATAGTCAGTCCTAGGAAGAGGGAAGCGATCATGAGGAAGGGTGCTGAGAACCAATCGTACTTCGTGTTGGGCCACAAGACCCCCAACATCCGGGACCTCTACGTCCTGGGCCGGAAGTTGGGGCAGGGCCAGTTCGGGACGACTTATTTGTGCACTGAGATTTCCACTGGGAACGAGTACGCTTGTAAGTCTATCTCAAAGAGGAAGCTGATCTCCAAGGAGGATGTGGAGGACGTCAGGAGGGAGATTCAAATAATGCACCACTTGGCGGGTCACAAGAATATCGTTACGATCAAGGGCGCGTACGAGGATTCTTTGTATGTGCACATTGTGATGGAGCTTTGCTCTGGCGGGGAGTTGTTTGATCGGATCATCCAAAGGGGGCATTACAGCGAGCGGAAGGCTGCTGAGCTGACGAAGATTATTGTCGGGGTCGTGCAGGCGTGTCACTCCTTAGGGGTTATGCATAGAGATCTTAAGCCAGAGAATTTCTTGTTGGTTAATAAGGATGATGATTTTTCTCTGAAGGCGATAGACTTTGGGCTATCTGTGTTTTTCAAGCCGG GACAAATATTTACTGACGTGGTTGGTAGTCCATACTATGTTGCTCCTGAGGTGCTTTTAAAGCATTATGGACCCGAAGCTGATGTGTGGACAGCCGGAGTCATACTTTACATATTGTTGAGTGGTGTACCACCATTTTGGGCAG AAACACAGCAAGGAATATTTGATGCCGTGTTGAAGGGATATATAGACTTCGATTCAGATCCGTGGCCTGTAATCTCCGACAGTGCAAAAGATTTGATCAGGAAGATGCTCTGCTCTCAACCCTCAGAACGCTTGACTGCTCATGAAGTATTAT GTCATCCTTGGATTTGCGAAAATGGGGTGGCTCCTGATAGATCATTGGATGCAGCCGTCCTGTCCCGTCTGAAACAGTTCTCCGCAATGaacaaattgaagaaaatggcTTTACGG GTAATTGCTGAGAGCCTTTCTGAGGAGGAAATTGCCGGGTTGCGAGAAATGTTCAAAGCCATGGATACCGATAACAGTGGGGCGATAACATTCGATGAACTGAAAGCAGGTCTGCGAAGATATGGCTCCACGATGAAAGATACTGAGATTCGTGATCTCATGGATGCA GCTGATGTGGACAACAGCGGGACGATTGATTACGGAGAATTTATTGCTGCGACGATTCACCTTAATAAACTGGAACGAGAGGAACATCTAGTGGCAGCATTCCGGTACTTTGACAAAGACGGAAGTGGTTACATTACAGTTGATGAGCTCCAGCAGGCTTGCTTGGAGCATAATATGACCGATATGTTCTTGGAAGATATCATAAGAGAGGTCGACCAAGACAAT GACGGAAGAATTGATTACGGGGAATTTGTTGCCATGATGCAAAAGGGTAACGCGGGAATAGGAAGACGGACCATGCGGAACAGTCTGAATATTAGCATGAGAGACACTCCCGGCGCTCTTTAA